The window ctggagagaaggaatgggtgacgtttcagttcaacacccttcttcagttttacaCAACTTTACACAAAGTTGGCTCGATTAGACGGGCCATGATGTTCACATGGCCAACATCAGACAGCCAAAACAGAAAGAGATTACCTGGTGGACAGAgaaaaagattcaaggatgtgaTCAAATCCTTCTTGGAAAAATGCAATATCACTTTACACACAGTGGGCTCAATTAGGCAGGCCATGATGTTCACATGGCCAACGTCAGACTCCCAAAACAGAAGGAGGTTACCCGATGGAAAAATAAACAGATTCAAGGATGTGATCAAATCCTTCTAGGAAAAATACAATATCCTCACTTGACTCCTGGCAATCCATGACTCATGACCTCATAAAGGCTGGTGCTGATTATGGCTGCCATGGtgcactgctccttgctgttttgtatgtgtttgttcgtttgtgtcgtctgtgaaaaactcacaaagatcactttcatgagagaggtacTCATTAACATTAGACATACGATACCTgcaaacatcgttccggatttctctcacttgctggattatttggacatgctcgtcggcggagctgtggctgcgtccAAGGTCTTGAGACGAAGGAGGACCCGTGGGGAGCGCTCTGGAGCACTCGACTCCAGAGCGATGAGGATTACGCACACCGCTCCCAAGTATATTCCTTGCAAATCTGCGttctctcaacaacaaagtggacgaactgcaactcctgcggcatacaaacaaggacttctctcgagtcgctgccctgtgcttcaccgcTGTGTGAGTTGACCCCGGACAAAgtgctgcaactggctggctttcaaCTACATAGAGTGGACCATGAAGCataggcagcggggaaatcaaggcGGTGGAATTTGCTTCTATACTAACCAGggctggtgcagcgacatcacggtactgtctaaCTTCTGTTCTCCCAATTTATAATCATTCTTTATCAACTGCAAAACCTTGTATTCTCTGAGGGAATTTACCTCTTTtaatctcgctggagtttacatcctCCCCCAATCCTCcgtacgtgaggcgcaaacaTAACtcactgaccaggtaatgagggtagagagtgacttcccggactccatggtcattgttttggatgACTTTAACAAGGCTAACATCAGCCGAGAActtccaaagtacagacttcatgttacctgccccaccagaggggagagaacactcgatcactcttacacttcaatcaagaatattgctctgttccccgggcggctctgcgtctctctgatcattgtttagttcaccttattccgacctacaggcacaaACTAAAATCTGCCaaacctgtggtcagaacaattaaaaggtggacaagcgagggcattgaaaacctacagtcctgGTTTGACagcactgattggaatgtgttcagggaagcaaccacaagcctcgatgagtatacagacaatgtgatatcatatgtcagcttttgtgaagaCAGTCgcattcccactaggacccgcatctggttcaacaacaacaagccccggTTTACAGCAGTACTCAGACAGCTCAGCCAGTCTAAAgatgcctacaggagcggggatgcagacctctgcaGGCAggccaagctgagaagaggaatcagagctgccaagtgaaggtactctgagaagttgaggagtaagttctcagctaatgactcttcttcagtttggaatgagcaagtcgggccctgtactCGCCCCGGGTCGgcgcatggtggggaggttgctgcCACAGGCCGAGCCCAGCGACTGGACCTGGAACTGGGCAGAAGCAGAGCCTGGAGGCTGGAGTGAGGGAGTATTACAtttgggaaccagccctcccctgtgacgccacGCGCCCCCTACCCCTCTAACTCTACCCCCCTTCTCTgctccctccttctctgcccccctcccgctccctctctgcctcccccaccccctcgccctctgccctctgcctctaccttctgtctctgcccctaccctctgtccctgcccctgccctcttcctgcccctgccctctcttcctctctagcTGCGCctacgagttgggggctatgcgtgagtggatagggtgggggatggggtaaaagtagcgaataaataataatataatatcaagggggggtggttagtgtggggggtgggtggttagtgtgtgtgtgacgcttaaGGCTcacccccgccccaagcagcagccccgccccaagcagcagcccagccccaagcagccgtcccgccccaagcagccaccccgccccaagcagcagcccagccccaagcagcagcccagcatcggagacccaacACAGCCcaacccagcgtgggagacctagCCCAGCCTGGAGTCAGAGATGCCGCCGAATGGAAAGCGTGGACTCTGATCCCAGCAGAGGAGAACGAGcagtgcccgctgtgagtccctatGGCTCCACCAATTCcagcctctccccccacaactccccccgcccacatacccccccacacaccccaccgcccacaccctcctgcccccacaacccctccggtCCCACAACCGCGCCCGCTTTATACTGATCGATTTCAAGCCTTTTGATCACTATTGGAGGCACAGCTGTGGAGATCAGTGGAGAGCATACCATTGCACTTTGGTCACGTCTTGTACGTGATAAAAAGGTATTGGAAAATCGGCAGTTGAATTGATCTCTGCGACGTATGTTGCCTCACCTCTGCTTGGGAAGTCGTCACATTTATGAGGCTAATATGCTGACCATTTCTTTTCAGTGGTGATCGCATAATGTTCTTGACTAAGTATTCAAGTACCATTGAAAATTAATGGAAGTTTGAAAGGCTCTGCTTGTTGGGGATGACCATTGCTTGACACGCGTGTGGCACATACATTACTTGCCATTATCGGCCTGAGTCTGAATGTTATTAAGGATGTAATTAAAGATAATTGATCTAAATAGTGTGATAATTCATTCAACCTTTCTTTCAGGATCTCAGACCAGGAGATATTCCCAAACTCTTACATCAGGATGAATATAACCTCGGAGACATCTTCTTAGGCGTAGAATACATCCACAAACAAAGCCAAGTATATGGGCAAGATTTCTACAATGTACTAACAGTAGGTATTCAAAAAGACTTTGTACTGTCCTAAATCTAGAGGTATTCTACAAGAAGATTTATAGGTCTACAGACCAGAAATCAAAATGAATGATGGGAGAAAGGGATATGCATTGTGAAGCTGGATAGAAAGAAATAGTTCATCGTGAATGTGCAAGAGAGCAACAACAAATCACTCGGCTAGGAGACGTGCACTTCAGATTAATTTCATCCCTTATATTTTCATGCTGCATTGGAGTTTCTCAGATCTTCATCTTTCAAACTAAACTTCCCATTTCAGACAAGGATTAACCACAGTATTGTATGGTAAATTGCTTTTagatattttctttgtttttcacTTTTATGTAGGTGACCACATTACATGGAATCTGCCATCTGCTCGGGTACATGCACAACACAGAAACTGAGTGGAAGCAGGTACAGTTGCACTTTTCCTTTGCTCATTATCTATGTTCCTAAATATCATCACTGATTTTATGCTAAATTTTAAAGAGAAATTGTTTAAGATATTATCCTGCTGACTAATTCAATGGGTTATTCAATCTGGACCAATTTTACAGACTCAAAGATTGAGATGATTCTCTGGTCCCTGTGATAGTGTATTTGTGTGGACAATCTGTTAAATTCCACTTATCTGATCTCTATCTTGTTTTCATGAAAATCTaattaaaagaaagaaaatgttatTCATCCAAGAATATAACGGATATGGTTCTGCAGTTTAGGAAGGGTAATAGAAGGAGGCTCAGAAAGGCACTGCCATGGATAGACAACTTGGAATAATACATCTCTTACAAACCTAGGACATCTCAAATCACTTTGCATCCACATCCAATCTGTGAAGAAATCTTGAAAGAAATATAGCAACCAAACTGAGACTGCAAGATCTTTTTAAGAATATAGATGGTTCTACTATCACACATGTATCTATAATGTAAAGTGGACGTAAATGTGATTGATGGATAAGTAAATacaatttgttttatgtgggttgtATTGCTTATACCGATATTTCGATCGGAACTAGAGAGCCACCTAAATAAATATTTGGAAATTGACGCATTCGGGAGAAACAGCAGTCTTGGGGGAAAACAGttaaggggaaaaaaactgtttccacGTATTCTCCCAGCAGCAATCAGACACCATGGTCTCATAAGAACGTAGTCGATCAATTTCACCACAGGTGGCCACAGTAATTGGCAAGCAATAGCTTATAATGACAAGTGTGCAATCGTATTCTATTAAAGAATATAACAAACAGCCTTTGGTACTTTTAGCTTGCAGGATCAAAAATAAATTTATAGCCATTGAAAAtaactttatttttgaaaatattgCCGGGGGAAAAAATGTTATTGCAAGTCTGAAATTATGTAGCCCATATCGACCGTTACCCATTGACAGAATTGCAATTGTTATTGTAACATAATTTTAAcagcatacttaagaaggaaatatGGAGTGCAAACTGGGAGCAGGAGATAGCTCTTGCAAATAATATTTAATgtaaatccaaagagattttaagtACATTATGGAAACTTGGATggctagagagagaatagggcccctcagaaGCCAAAGTGATCATCACTGCATGCTTACTCATCAGCGCCCACGATTCAGCGAATCACAGTGGTGTAGTTGGTGAATTAATTATACATGGCATTGGAGCTTTGTGTAGCCACAAAGTTATTATCTTAGTTGATGCACAATTATTAACTTATTAAACGATTATAAGGTCAATGACATTCTGCACTGAATTGGGTGAATGGATTTTCCGTTAAATACTTGGAGCATGCCTTAAGCCACACTAGCTTCTGACTCAGACAATATAGTGACCAACCAAATCAAACTCTTGAGTAAATCCTACAAATTCTTCTAATGTGTTCTGTTAAAAATGAGTGTGTGTTTTCATTGAGATGGTATTAAATTCTGATTCATTTCAATATTGTCTCTTCCTCAGATGTTCCAAAGGGAATTCAACACCCTTCAAATGTTTAATATACTTACTGGGGCCAGTCTTAAGCCATTAACTCAGAATATCTTCTCAACACATACTTAGGTAAATCGTGGAATCACTtgaattttacttttttttaaaattatggaacatagaacagtacagcataggaacagcccctttggcccacaatgcctatgCCGAACATGGTGCTAATTTAAACTGCCTGCACATGTTTCACATCCCTTAATTCCCCGTGCATTTctgttcctatctaaaagcctctaataccactattgtatctgctgtgtccatcactacccctggcagtgcacTCCAGGTATTGGGTTATGAAAGCCATTTTCTTGTACTATACTAGTAAAAGCATCATACTAATTTAGGATACTTTTTCTTTTGCCTGAGATTCATTTTCAAGGTAAGAAACGTCATATTAAAGATTAATGTGGATTGATTGGAAAGTAAAGCCAACTTTCTTGCTACCTTACAATTGTCTTCTATGCTCAAAGTTTTGTCCTGTTTTTCCATTCCCCACACCAATATCCTTTCCTCAGTAAATTACATTGGTCATTTAGTGCCTATGTCCATTAGTGGTTCCCTGAATGTTTTTCTAGTTAGATCACACTTTCAACAAACAGCTTCTTAAaaatactgtttaagaaggaactgcagatgctggaaaatcgaaggtacacaaaaaggctggagaaactcagcgggtgcagcagcatctatggagcaaaggaaataggcaacgtttcgggccgaaacccttcttcagactgtttgggaGATTGCGACAAGACATTTAAAAACTATAATTTCAGATTGAGCAATTTATATTAACAGACCGAATGTGGTCACACTACCTCAACAAATTAGCCTCCACCTCAACAAATACAGTTATTTTCATTGCTGATTACTGGAATGTGGACATTGCTGGCTGGTGCACGTCCATTGTTTGACCCTACCTGCCTTGCTGTTCTGGTAATCAGGCCTCGACCCGCTGTATTTCCGTGGTTTGTAACAACTGGGTGATGTGCTGAGGTATTTTATTAAGCTGGGGTCATATTTCCTACGCCAGATAATATAGGTTTATTTTTCTACAAAACAACTGTGAACAAAGAAAATGTTAATAACAATCCAACAGCTCATGGTCATTTTTATTCATACCAACTCTTTATTTCCAGAATTTAAAACACTGAAATCAGATTTTCAAATTGGCACGGTGGGATGGAACTATTTTTTGGTTTATTTGTCCAAGGATAGTTTTGATAAGCCATCAACAACAGCTGTTACTTTAATTGCAATCAGCTTTCCAGGAGTATCCTAGAAATAGTTATAAAAATTGAATCCAAAAATATAAAATACCTTTCAGAGGTGAAGagattttattttctgtttaacATTGGCACCTTTTAAAGgctataaaataataataatttggaaATAACGTTGAATGGAAATACAGTTCCATAACTTGCTGTACATAGATAAAGACCAATTAATAGACATTTAATGTGTTCAGCACTTACCTCTTATGTGTGTAAATTGTTTTGTTAAATTATGAATGCTGATAATGCTATTGTACTGATTCAGTTACATTGAAGGGTACAGAGTTTTACTGGACTAGGGAATTTTAGCTATAAGAGAAAGCTGTTTAGCCTGTggaaagcaggaactgcagatttaattgctggtttagaaaaaatgctggagtaactcagggggtcaggtagcatcccaggagaacatcttcagactgatctttacAGAATTACAGGTGTTCTTTTTGGATAGAGAAAACGGAGAAAAGGTTTGATGGAAGTGTATGAGGATCCCGGTTAGCATGGTTACTTCTTGCAACTAAGAAGTCATTAAAAGACAAGTTGATTCTTTTGTTCCTACACGTTTATCACAAATATCCAGTATTTACTTCACTGTAAGCATGTGCCATATTTTTATGTTCAATAAATTTAAGCTTAAAAAAAAGTATTGGTTAAAATAATTTGGCATTATCAACCTTCTCCAAATAAAACCAGTCATGAATTGATTCTTATATTTTTTGTTTCCTTCTTGCTGTTGTCACTGATTGTGAAGGGCTTTTATAGTTAAAAATGAAGCCTATAAATGGAATCAAATGGATCTcattgagtgagtgaatgaatggttCATGATAGTTGAGCAAATGGATGGAAAATTTCATAGGCTGGAAAATGTGTGCCTTGTTTATATAAAAGCATAAACGTTATGTCTGAGATATTGAGCTCTTCAGTAAGATAGGTAATGCAGATTGTCTCCACGTTACGGCCACGTGTAACAGAAATCAAATGTAATGGAATGAACAAGTAACTGCCAGAAAATATGAGATAAAGAATAAAATTCACTCTTGTGGTATATGTGAaaggaggtaaataaataaactttCTTTGATGCATGCACCAATGACATGGCTTTGCATTATGGAAAACTGCAATAGGACTATTTTTTAGGAATGCAAtccactctccctccatcccccataATAAGGAGTCGCCTATATGTGTTGCTTTTCTGTTTATTCAATGGGATAAACAGGCTACATGTTTTTGAATCTATCAAATAAATTTAACATTTTGTCTTTGTACTTTATACATTTGTACCATTGACTATCCACGATAGAATGATATAAATTTCCATTAAAATTGTTCTGAACCTCCACACTCCAACATTTGGATAGTGATCAGAATCCATTCTTCCAAAATTTAAATTGCCGACTGGGTGATATTAATCCGTTGCATACTGGAGCTGAAAACAAAAACTACCATGCTTTATacaattacattttaaaataaaaatatcaaAATGAACAATGCATCAGGAATGGGGCTGTACTTAACATTAGCTTTATAATGTGGTCATGGAAAAGGATGTTGCTCTCAATTAATATCTTAAACAGGGGAAGATTAATTTTGAAAGAATGGACCTGGCAGAAGTAGACTGGAGACAGCTGCTAGAGGCATAAACAACATCTGATTGTGGGAGATATAAAAGTGAGATTGTAGGAGTTCAGAGTCAGTATGCCCCTGCAAGGATAAGAGGCAGAGATGGTAAATTTAGGGAACCTTGGTTAACAAAGAATATTAAAGGTTTGATAAGGGAAAAGAAGAAAATGTATGTCAGGTATCAGAAATTGGTATCAAAGAGTCACAGAGATCCATAGGAGTGTAGGCAGaaacttaaaaaataaattaggagaacaaaaagaTGCCATGAAATAACCTTGGCAAGAAAGATTATGGAGAATTCtaagtgtgtagggaggaactgcagatgctggtttacactgaaaatagacacaaaatgctggagtaactgcgggacaggcagcattgagccagcatgcggtgctggctcgaagggccgaatggcctcctcctgcacctattttctatgtttctatctctggatagaaggaatgattgatgttttgggtcgagacccttcttcagactggttaaaagagcgggaaggggaagacccagtggaaccacCACTGAGGTTTCAtgtaggagtgggggagggagcaaTGGGACCAAGGAGAGTCAGACCCCATCGTGTAGGATGCAGCATGGAgactgtgggcctggtgctgagcctggaagtCAGGTGACGGCTCCGGCCCGCTGGTGGGCAGTTGAGAGGCAGGGGTCAGTGGAGTTGCTGGAGGCCCGTGGGGGGCCaaagctgaagaaaggtcttgaccctaaatgtcatccattccttctatcaagagatgctgcctgacccgctgagttactccagcattgtgtcaatCATCATGGAGAATTCTAAGATCCGTTCCGCATATATTAGAAACAAGTGGATATATGGCTCTGGTCTGGTCCTTCCTCCAAGTATATTACAATGATAGGAAATTATGGTGCAATAAGAAAGTAATGATATGCAGTGAATGTAATTTTACCTTAAGGTTTCATTAGTCTGCACTTACAACCCAGGAGGCATCCGGGAGGTCCCATCTGCTAATTCCcttcaaatggaaaaaaaaacttttgtttATAGGGCATCTGTGTACTATGGCGGAATAATCGCTGAGGCTTCGTGGGTAAGTACAGAAACCATTAAGCAAGAAGCTAGTTTAGTGAAACAATCATtggcatttttttaattaaatggcAGATATAATGCGACTTGAATTATGTTTTGAAGCATTTGTGCCCAAGACCCACCTAAGAGGAAATTGCGCTGGACATGATTTCCCAAACACAAGTCACATCTCTATTGTGTTTTACACACAACTATGTCATTATCACGCTTGGCGCATATCAGAGTAGCATCATTAAAAGGTTATCATTCAACAATAACACTGTAGAATGTAGTAAATCAGGTGTATTTCAAATTGGGCCCTAGGATTATCGTATTTTTGGATCAAAAATCACCCCCAGTGATCTTTATTTTCTCGCTGGCTTTGGTACAGATGAAGGAAGCTTTGGTACAGATGAAGGCTTCCACGCACTGATAACGGCAGCTCATTGACCTACGCTCCCCAAGCCAAAACGGACTCGAGGAACAATTAGCCTCTGGGGGGATCCATTTGCTGTTATCCTTCTCTCACCATTCCCCATGTTCCCCCTCTCACCGTATTTGATGACCACAGCCTCAAACAGTTGTTTGTGACACGTAGGTCTTAGGATAACTGTGGCGATGAGTTCCTAAAGCAAGAATGTCccaattttgtttgtttttttgctgactTTTGATTTGTTACTGGCACCATGCCCAGCAGTTAGTGCAAGTTTATTGGCTGCTGTGCCTCTTCCTCAGCCAATTAAACGGCTGCTTCTTTAAACACCCTGCCTATTCAATCAAAAAAACATGTTGACTTGGTTTGATTGCATTAAGTCTATTATAAACTCTGTATCTTACCAACAACTGTTAAGTTAACTAGTTGACACATGAACCTCGTGAGTTTTGAAAAACTTTGCCCAATGGTTCTACTATTTCTGCAGCCACTTCCTTTCTTCCCATTTGATTTTACTAATCTCCCATGATAAATAAAAAccattggatgaaccatgaggtccattctcaggtttagtttagtttagagatgcaacatgaaaccaggccctttgccccatcaagcccacaccgaccattgatcacccattcacactagctctatgttatcctacttttccatccactccccTCACAcccgtggcaatttacagaggccatcattggggtgtggtaggaaacccacatggtcacatggagaacgtgcaaactccacacagacaacatttgAGGttaggattgtacccgggtctcaggcgctgtgaggctgtagctctaccagctgcaccactgtgaagtCCTGGCCTGCAGCCTTCAAGTGAAACATCCCGAGCGGTACAAGAAAACTATTTACAACCTTCACAAAGCCATCAAAGATGCCTAGAGGGAATTCTGGAGCAAGCTAGGCTCCCAGTATAAGCACACAAACACCTGTCGATTGTGGAAAGGTTTGCACGCTATAATGGGCTAcaaaatgtataaacacagctgtaatttctacattgtgaaaccaaaatgtataaaaatggcctttattaaaatctgacaatgtgcactttaaccacatgtgatttttcttctattacaaatctcaaattgtggagtacagaggctaataaataaattatgggtctttgtcccaaacattatggagggcactgtagaaaagaacagcacaagaacaagtaTTTCGATctgcaatgtctgtgttgaacaggatgccaacaccaactcttatctgcctgcacataattcatatccctccattctctacatatccatacgcctatctaaaagtttcttaaatgccactaacacaACTGCTTCAACCACTACTCCTGAGagcttgttccaggcactcaccaacctctgtgcaaaaaaaaacaagttcCACTACAAAATGCTGCTCAAATGCTTGTACCACAATGTCGTGTAACCCTAATTTGATTGGAAGTTCGAAGGATCTAATTGGTTTACCTCATGGGCTTCTGGGCAGATTCATTCTGAAAGCAGGAGCCAGCCACCTGTTCACTTGCATGATCTACAAGAGCAATCATTCTGCAATTCAAGTCGCACCAAAGAATGCAGAGACTTCAATCAATTCCCAGCAATGGGAGCCCGGAGTCAGCTGCACTTGCGCAGTTAATTTTGTGGTAAGAGACTCCACAAAGAAGTTATTGCAGACATATTAACTCTTTTATTGCAGACTTCAATCGCTCTCTAAACTTCAGCAGAAATCACATAAACGTTCGTGGTTTACTATCTCACAGCCACGCTACAGTAATATGGAAGGTACTCCTGAATTAGTGATTTCACGACATATGACAGTGACATTGTTCAGTTTTGTTGCAGATAATAACTAATTTGACTCTGTTAACCATCATTGCTGCTCTGTCAGCTAGGGATCAATTAACATTCATTCACATGACA is drawn from Amblyraja radiata isolate CabotCenter1 chromosome 7, sAmbRad1.1.pri, whole genome shotgun sequence and contains these coding sequences:
- the ybey gene encoding endoribonuclease YbeY isoform X2, which encodes MALVIRNLQRAVPLRRARLRRDCQVLSQILGLGHFDLGLICVDNQRMRILNGRYREQEAATDVLSFPFHQDLRPGDIPKLLHQDEYNLGDIFLGVEYIHKQSQVYGQDFYNVLTMFQREFNTLQMFNILTGASLKPLTQNIFSTHT
- the ybey gene encoding endoribonuclease YbeY isoform X1, whose translation is MALVIRNLQRAVPLRRARLRRDCQVLSQILGLGHFDLGLICVDNQRMRILNGRYREQEAATDVLSFPFHQDLRPGDIPKLLHQDEYNLGDIFLGVEYIHKQSQVYGQDFYNVLTVTTLHGICHLLGYMHNTETEWKQMFQREFNTLQMFNILTGASLKPLTQNIFSTHT